CAGCTAATCCTGCTATTATTGAAGCCATCGTCTCTGCTGGTGGTCGCATAAAGTTGGTCACTGAGCTCAGCCCGACATTAGAGGATGTTTACCTAAAAACAGTGAAGTAGATAAAATGAGACTGTCAAAAGCGTGGATCATTGCCGCCAAAGACCTCCGGATATTCAGGAGAAACAAGAGCGTCCTGCGTTCGGTCATCCTCTTCCCGCTTATTGTTTCCATTGGTCTTCCACTGGTGGTTCATTTTGTCGGATACAAACACGGGGGCATTCCGCTTTCTGTCTTGCCGAGATTATTAAACGCATTCTCATTCTTCTTTGTCATCTTGGCAGCATACCTGCCTACGGCCATAGCTTCTTACAGCTTGGTGGGCGAAAAGGTCGAGAAGAGTCTTGAGCCGCTTTTGGCAACGCCCATAACGGATGGCGAGCTTCTTCTGGGCAAAAGCATTGCGGCCTTCTTGCCGCCCATCGTGGCAATCTATATTGGCGCCGCAGTCTTTATGGCGCTTATAGATCAGTTAACTCACCAGACGTTGGGCTATTCTTATTTCCCGAATTGGACCATGGGCATAATACTCTTAGTGGTCGCACCACTGTCGGCCATTCTTTCCGTCCAGGCGAGTGTCATCATATCGGCCAGAGCAAGCGACGTGCGTGCTGCCCAGCTTTTGGGGGGACTCATAGCGCTCCCGTTTGGCGCAATTTATGTTGCGAGCGAGATAGGCTCAGTATCTCTTAACACGAACAACCTTTTTATCATTTCTGGCGTTATCCTCTTGGTTGATGTGATTCTCTTCTTTATCAACACGAAGACCTTCCAAAGGGAAGAGATACTCACGAAATGGACGTGATCCCTCAGACTACCGCAAATGTAGCTACATCTACAAGGGAATATTGATCCAGATATCAGACTGAAACATATGCATGAAAGGGCAAACATCCCCAACGTTGTCAACTATGATAAACGTACAACAAACTATTGAGGAAAGGAAGAATGAAAGACGACAAATTGCCGGTCTTTGATAATGAGAAGACCCAGGTACTGAAGGGTGGCATGGCACTTATGACCAGGTATCATCCCTTCCTCGAGCTTATGGGTGTCACGGTTGAGTCGACGGACGATGACAACGTGCGCATCAGGTTTTCCATGCGCGACGACCTGTGCGGGCACCCGGGCCTGCGCATCCTCCATGGGGGAGTTATTTCCTGCATGATTGATGTCTTGGGGGGCGCAGTTGCATCCTGGCACCAGATAAGGGATATCAAGGATCGTCCTGTGGAGGAGCAGCTCAAGAGGATGGGCGCTATAAGGACCATTGACCAGCGTGTCGATTACCTACGGCCGGGCAAGGGCAAGGAGTTCACAGTCACAGGCTTCGTCCTGCGCGACGGCAAAAACGTGATCGTCATCCGCATGGAAATGAAGAACGAGGAGCAGAGCCTGATTGCTACCGGCATCGGCACGTTCCTTGTCGCTTGAGATGGCGCTGGCGTGCATCTGGGTCGCCACGTTAGTTGCCCAAAACATCATCGAGATATAAGTTATCAACCCCCACTCACGTACGCATGGAATGGCAGACATCCCAATAGCCGACGAACTCACCGATACCCCGCAATATAGACCCCCACCACCAGCACCGTGAAGGCCACCATCGCTGTCAACAGACGACCACCACCGCCTCACTCAGGAACTCCGCTGACCACAACGGCGGACAATCAGGCCGGCGCTCAATCCCTACGCGGATCACATTCGCCCCCAATCTCTCTCTAACCCTGTGTATTCTTAGAAATGCCACACCGCAAGAAAACGCTCAGACGCCTACGCCCGACAGAAGACCGATGACAGGAGACAGACGAACTCGGTCTCCCGTCCCCAGTCCCAGTCACCCTGGAGATGTGGGAGCGCGCCGAGAAGAAACAACCGGCACCCGCTCCTTCCGCGGAAGGACTGAAGCTGGAGAGAACGCCAGAACTGGCAGCCTTCACCGAGGAGGAGGGGACTTAGCCCTCTCCTCAAAACCGATTCGTTTTGGTATTCGTTTCACGCTCCAGGAACCACCCCCCAAGCACGATTCGTTTCCCTAAAAAAATTCCGAAAACCAAAACACCCCCACAAGCTGAGCTTCTCCAGATAGAAGAGGCACACCTTGACGAGAAATAAGAGGTCAGTATAATAGTTGCATTGTAGTTGTGACTGATGTATAATGTCTACATATTATCAATACCCATAATGGAGGCACATTGACAAGGCGGACTGTGGTTATCGACGACAAACTGCTGGACGAAGCACGCCGGGTACTGGGCACTCGCACTATCCGCGCTACCATTGAGATTGGGCTGCGGGAAGCCATTCGGAAACAGCGACTGGAAGAACTGCGCCAGTCCCTCGGTACGCTGGACCTCAATCTGACCGCCAAGGATCTGGAGAGACTCCGGGATGAAGGATGACCTTTACCTGGTGGACACCTCTGTTTGGCTGGAGGTGCTTGCCAGGGGTAGAGGCGGCTCGAAGCTCTCCCGGCGTGTGGATGACTTGCTGGCCGCCGACCTGGTTGCCATTACGGGCATGGTACGGCTCGAACTTCTGGGTGGGGCTCGAAGTGAGGCCGAATACCGGCAGATCGACCGCCTGCTTGCGGGATTGCATCCACTTCCAGTGCCTGAGGAGTCCTGGGATGAGGCAGCCCACATTGGGTTCGAGCTCAGGCAGGTGGGGATATCAGCCCCTTTCACAGATCTACTCATAGCCGCTGTGGCTATCCAGAATCAGACTACGCTGATTCACCGTGACCGCCACTTCGATCTAATCGCCGCCCATCTTCCACTGAAGGTAGAAAGTCACCTTCCGAAACGGTCTTAGACTGTAGTTGCACCCGGTCACTTTGGTCAGACACATAAGCCAGGATACCAGGCAACTCCAAGCCCAAACATAATTGCCTGAGACAAACGGCGATCTATTCCGCAGGAGGCATGATGAGAGCAGCGCTTTACGCTAGAGTCAGCAATGAGGAGCAGGTCGAGGGCTACAGCATTGATGCGCAAAAGAGGGCCTTCCAAGCCCTGGTTGGGGGACGGGGGTGGTTGATGATTGGGCCATGTGCAGGGTCTCAGGTTGTCCACTTCAGCTTCTGTTCTGTATTCTGACCAAGGCGCCACCCTGATAACCCTATCTGGCTCAGGCGGATTACCGCTCTGTTTCGTTTGGCTTGGGTCTTGAACACGGAGTGTCGTAGAAAACGCCGTATGAAGCTGGCCACTTCGTATTGCCCAACAGAGAGATAGACCAGGCAATAGTCTGCATGACGCAGCCGGGGGTCATAGAAGCCGAAGTCACGAGTGAAGAAGGTGGAACGGGGGAATCGATGCAGAAGCGAGATGATCTCTTTGTCCTTCATCCCCTGGTGGCCTATTTCAGGGCCGACCTGGCGGATATGAATGCGCCAGCTTCGCAAGAGCTGGCGCTGACTTTCCGGGATGTTTTCGTCCAGTATGATCATCCGTCAACTGACTGCGCAACCAATTCCTTGGTATGAGTTTGAAGAGCTTGGTGAGCTAAGCGAATCGCTTCAGCGATGGCTTCCTTGGTCAGTTGACCATGCCACTCTTCGATGATGGCCTCCCAGGTCATGCC
This genomic window from Chloroflexota bacterium contains:
- a CDS encoding ABC transporter permease subunit; this translates as MRLSKAWIIAAKDLRIFRRNKSVLRSVILFPLIVSIGLPLVVHFVGYKHGGIPLSVLPRLLNAFSFFFVILAAYLPTAIASYSLVGEKVEKSLEPLLATPITDGELLLGKSIAAFLPPIVAIYIGAAVFMALIDQLTHQTLGYSYFPNWTMGIILLVVAPLSAILSVQASVIISARASDVRAAQLLGGLIALPFGAIYVASEIGSVSLNTNNLFIISGVILLVDVILFFINTKTFQREEILTKWT
- a CDS encoding thioesterase family protein, whose product is MKDDKLPVFDNEKTQVLKGGMALMTRYHPFLELMGVTVESTDDDNVRIRFSMRDDLCGHPGLRILHGGVISCMIDVLGGAVASWHQIRDIKDRPVEEQLKRMGAIRTIDQRVDYLRPGKGKEFTVTGFVLRDGKNVIVIRMEMKNEEQSLIATGIGTFLVA
- a CDS encoding type II toxin-antitoxin system VapB family antitoxin — protein: MTRRTVVIDDKLLDEARRVLGTRTIRATIEIGLREAIRKQRLEELRQSLGTLDLNLTAKDLERLRDEG
- a CDS encoding PIN domain-containing protein, with product MKDDLYLVDTSVWLEVLARGRGGSKLSRRVDDLLAADLVAITGMVRLELLGGARSEAEYRQIDRLLAGLHPLPVPEESWDEAAHIGFELRQVGISAPFTDLLIAAVAIQNQTTLIHRDRHFDLIAAHLPLKVESHLPKRS
- a CDS encoding DUF433 domain-containing protein, with amino-acid sequence MATKMLGRYIVADPAICHGQPAFRGTRILLSDVLEQLANGMTWEAIIEEWHGQLTKEAIAEAIRLAHQALQTHTKELVAQSVDG